From one Rhodoferax sp. PAMC 29310 genomic stretch:
- a CDS encoding methylglyoxal synthase, with protein MNFGLAAHRLHRLGHDSGLLHWARTCAPGLQALGLQLHATGGAHDALVKKALLSEQLVPVGDGRDGGLMRLVSRMAGGLTPESALDGMFFLIDPVDPTSLYPEAQALKRQCVIHGKPFVATVAGAIEWVAVELASAGLAAQAPPEAKALFALEGQSLALIAHDARKEQMVDFAGTHFDLLSRFASRVATGTTGSRLNEMAWSRGWPADTPWVTRYQSGPLGGDAQIAELVLDRRVQKVIFFEDPHVARQHEADIQLLERAVYSAAASTTCYNTPAMAQRWAQAVNTLSGTL; from the coding sequence ATGAATTTCGGACTTGCCGCGCACCGCCTTCACCGCCTCGGCCATGACAGCGGCCTGCTGCACTGGGCCCGCACCTGCGCCCCCGGCCTTCAAGCGCTGGGCCTGCAATTGCACGCCACCGGCGGCGCGCACGATGCGCTGGTCAAAAAAGCCCTGCTCAGCGAACAACTGGTGCCCGTGGGCGACGGGCGTGATGGCGGCCTCATGCGCCTGGTGTCTCGCATGGCGGGCGGGCTCACGCCCGAATCCGCGCTGGACGGCATGTTCTTTTTGATTGACCCGGTCGACCCCACCTCGCTCTACCCCGAGGCACAGGCGCTCAAACGCCAGTGCGTGATTCACGGCAAACCTTTTGTAGCCACCGTGGCCGGTGCCATTGAATGGGTGGCGGTGGAGTTGGCCAGTGCTGGCCTGGCCGCCCAAGCCCCGCCTGAAGCCAAAGCCCTGTTTGCACTGGAAGGCCAATCGTTGGCGCTGATTGCCCACGATGCCCGCAAAGAACAAATGGTGGACTTTGCTGGCACCCACTTTGACCTGCTCTCACGCTTTGCCAGCCGCGTGGCCACCGGTACCACCGGCAGCCGCCTGAACGAGATGGCCTGGTCGCGCGGCTGGCCTGCCGACACGCCCTGGGTCACCCGCTACCAAAGTGGGCCGCTGGGCGGTGATGCACAAATTGCCGAACTGGTGCTGGACCGTCGTGTCCAAAAAGTCATCTTCTTTGAAGACCCGCATGTCGCCCGCCAGCACGAGGCCGACATTCAACTGCTGGAGCGCGCCGTGTACAGCGCCGCCGCCAGCACCACTTGCTACAACACCCCCGCCATGGCCCAACGCTGGGCGCAGGCCGTGAATACCTTGAGCGGAACTCTCTGA
- a CDS encoding YchJ family protein, which produces MKKNLHPVRGACPCESGLPYADCCGPWHAGLKEGRHAPTPEALMRSRYSAYVLGLIDYLLATWHGSTSPGDLELPPVKWLGLEVRHAEMTGDAGVVDFVARCRDSNGAQRMAETSRFVREEGRWYYIDGVMQEED; this is translated from the coding sequence ATGAAAAAAAACCTTCACCCCGTTCGTGGTGCTTGCCCTTGCGAAAGCGGCTTGCCTTACGCTGATTGCTGCGGCCCTTGGCACGCGGGGCTGAAAGAGGGGCGCCACGCCCCGACGCCAGAGGCGCTGATGCGATCGCGTTACAGCGCCTATGTGCTGGGGCTGATTGATTACCTGTTGGCCACTTGGCATGGCTCCACCTCGCCGGGCGACCTGGAGTTGCCCCCGGTGAAATGGCTGGGGCTGGAGGTGCGCCACGCCGAGATGACGGGCGACGCCGGGGTGGTCGACTTTGTGGCCCGCTGCCGGGACAGCAATGGCGCGCAGCGCATGGCCGAGACCAGCCGCTTTGTGCGCGAGGAGGGGCGCTGGTACTACATCGACGGGGTGATGCAGGAAGAGGATTAA
- the fabG gene encoding 3-oxoacyl-[acyl-carrier-protein] reductase has translation MTAPRLLDKVSLITGAAQGIGLATALKFATEGAIVIVCDRTQAGVDEAVAQCQALGVQADGFVVDVTDRPAVDAVVASVLAKFGRIDVLVNNAGITQDARLQKMTLEQFDRVIDVNLRGVFHCSQAVADAMVAQGSGVILNASSVVGIYGNFGQTNYAASKFGVIGFTKTWSRELGPKGIRVNAVAPGFVNTPMVAAMPEKVRQDLEAKVPLKRLGKPEEIANVYAFLASDEASYINGEVIEVSGGMSL, from the coding sequence ATGACCGCTCCCCGCTTGCTCGACAAAGTCAGTCTCATCACCGGCGCCGCCCAAGGCATTGGCCTGGCCACGGCGCTTAAATTTGCCACTGAGGGCGCCATCGTCATCGTGTGCGACCGCACGCAAGCCGGTGTGGACGAGGCCGTAGCGCAATGCCAGGCGCTGGGTGTTCAGGCCGATGGCTTTGTGGTGGATGTGACGGACCGCCCGGCGGTGGACGCCGTGGTGGCCAGCGTGCTGGCCAAGTTTGGCCGCATTGACGTGCTCGTGAACAACGCCGGCATCACCCAGGATGCGCGCCTGCAGAAAATGACCCTTGAGCAGTTCGACCGGGTGATTGATGTCAATTTGCGCGGCGTTTTCCATTGCTCGCAAGCGGTGGCGGACGCCATGGTGGCCCAAGGCAGCGGCGTGATTTTGAACGCCAGCTCGGTGGTGGGCATTTATGGCAACTTTGGCCAGACCAACTACGCCGCCAGCAAGTTTGGCGTGATTGGCTTCACCAAAACCTGGAGCCGCGAACTCGGCCCCAAAGGCATTCGCGTGAACGCGGTGGCCCCCGGGTTTGTGAACACCCCCATGGTGGCGGCCATGCCCGAGAAAGTGCGCCAGGACCTGGAGGCCAAGGTGCCGCTCAAGCGTTTGGGCAAGCCCGAAGAAATTGCCAATGTGTACGCATTTTTGGCCAGCGACGAGGCCAGCTACATCAACGGCGAGGTGATTGAGGTGTCGGGCGGCATGTCGCTCTAA
- a CDS encoding DUF3717 domain-containing protein, which translates to MAVIFITDIESAINFWRAQSPSPDGFSLPAPTRALAEVYAHMVFDHAHEVDDATLTPEAMDAWLAWYDSTQDTPCIAICSTSQGDEECRGCGRTFTEVQYWLEMGPVAKRQTWHRITLEARALRFNRYAERAAK; encoded by the coding sequence TTGGCAGTCATTTTCATCACCGACATCGAGTCGGCCATCAACTTCTGGCGCGCTCAATCGCCCTCACCCGACGGATTTTCTCTGCCGGCCCCCACGCGGGCGCTGGCCGAGGTGTATGCGCACATGGTGTTTGATCACGCCCATGAGGTGGACGACGCCACGCTCACGCCTGAGGCCATGGACGCCTGGCTGGCCTGGTACGACAGCACCCAAGACACCCCGTGTATTGCCATTTGCTCCACCAGCCAGGGTGACGAAGAGTGCAGGGGCTGCGGACGCACCTTTACCGAAGTGCAGTACTGGCTGGAGATGGGCCCGGTTGCCAAGCGCCAGACTTGGCACCGCATCACGCTAGAGGCCCGCGCGCTGCGCTTTAACCGCTACGCCGAACGCGCCGCCAAGTAA
- a CDS encoding TerC family protein, whose product MHTIAPLWLWVTFVGIVLASLFIDFVVLKKQGAHDIGVKEALNWSLVWVALSFLFNALFWWAVKDSTGSVELANQKAVEFLTGYLIEKSLAVDNIFVFLLIFTYFAVPTQYQKRVLMIGIIGAIVLRTVMILVGGWLLAEFHWILYVFGAFLILTGVKMWWAAGKEPSLEDNPALKLLRRVLPVSKNHDGEKFWTVENGKKIATPLFMVICLVALTDVIFAVDSIPAIFAITQDPFIVLTSNVFAILGLRAMYFLLAAVANKFHLLNYGLAVILVFIGTKMCLIDLVKIPVGVSLGVVVGILAITMLLSLRSATATTKR is encoded by the coding sequence ATGCACACTATTGCGCCGCTGTGGCTCTGGGTCACCTTCGTCGGCATCGTCCTTGCCTCCCTGTTCATTGATTTTGTTGTCCTCAAAAAGCAGGGCGCGCATGACATTGGCGTTAAAGAGGCGCTGAACTGGTCGCTGGTTTGGGTGGCGTTGAGCTTTTTGTTCAACGCCTTGTTCTGGTGGGCCGTCAAGGACAGCACTGGCTCTGTGGAGCTGGCCAACCAGAAGGCCGTTGAGTTTCTGACCGGCTACCTGATCGAGAAATCACTCGCGGTGGACAACATCTTTGTTTTCCTGCTGATCTTCACCTACTTTGCCGTGCCCACCCAGTACCAGAAGCGGGTGCTGATGATTGGCATCATTGGCGCCATCGTGCTGCGCACAGTCATGATTTTGGTGGGCGGCTGGCTGCTGGCCGAATTCCACTGGATCTTGTATGTCTTCGGCGCCTTTTTGATTTTGACCGGCGTGAAGATGTGGTGGGCTGCCGGCAAGGAGCCCAGCTTGGAGGACAACCCCGCGCTCAAGCTGCTGCGCCGCGTGCTGCCCGTCAGCAAAAACCACGACGGTGAAAAGTTCTGGACCGTGGAAAACGGCAAGAAGATTGCCACGCCACTGTTCATGGTGATCTGTTTGGTCGCACTCACTGACGTGATCTTTGCCGTGGACTCGATTCCCGCCATTTTTGCCATCACCCAAGACCCGTTCATTGTGCTGACCAGTAATGTGTTCGCCATTTTGGGCCTGCGCGCCATGTACTTTTTGCTGGCGGCTGTGGCCAACAAGTTCCACCTGTTGAACTACGGCCTGGCGGTGATTCTGGTGTTCATTGGCACCAAGATGTGTTTGATTGACCTGGTCAAAATCCCGGTGGGCGTGTCCCTGGGTGTGGTGGTGGGTATTTTGGCCATCACCATGCTGCTGAGCCTGCGCTCGGCCACCGCGACGACAAAACGTTAA
- a CDS encoding phage holin family protein, giving the protein MKLLVKWLLSAAALLGVAYLYNGVVVSSFGAALIAAFVIGLFNMILRPVLTVLTLPITVITLGLFLFVINALMFWSAAGVLDGFYVRGFGAALLGSLIYSVFSVLIDTFVESLFLKS; this is encoded by the coding sequence ATGAAACTACTCGTCAAATGGCTGCTTAGCGCAGCCGCCCTGCTGGGCGTGGCCTATCTTTACAACGGCGTGGTGGTGAGCAGCTTTGGCGCGGCGCTGATTGCGGCCTTTGTCATTGGCTTGTTCAACATGATTTTGCGACCCGTGCTGACGGTGCTGACTCTGCCAATCACCGTCATCACACTGGGCTTGTTCCTGTTTGTCATCAATGCGCTGATGTTCTGGTCGGCAGCCGGTGTACTGGACGGCTTTTATGTGCGCGGCTTTGGTGCCGCGCTCTTGGGCTCGCTGATCTACTCGGTGTTCAGCGTGTTAATTGACACCTTTGTCGAGAGTCTGTTCCTTAAGTCGTAG
- a CDS encoding M48 family metalloprotease produces the protein MAGVSPLHAQTVTPARNTSSSQLPTLGDGSDMTLSAERRLGDRIARGIYRDPDYIDDPVLTEYVQNIWKPLMAAARLRGDLSPELQERFAWEIMLGKDRTVNAFAMPGGYFGLHLGLIAVVTSRDELASVLGHELSHVTQRHIARLMTRQSQQTPWMIGAMVLGALAASKSPDAGSALIVGGQAMAAQNQLNFSREMEREADRVGFGVMTQAGFEAQGFVTMFDKLQQASRLNDNGAYPYLRSHPLTTERIADMQARQPLGASSAINATLTAEHAMAASRASVLANAGMDALRSVIAEADSTRLAQQPAAKRAGVLYGAALAATQLRDFKQAQAYLTRLRTAVESDAPATRLTDLLAVEIALAANQVPQAAQLMAALSATAKQRPELMLAASVAARSGQRALASGAAQNLQVWVTDHPTDAGAWQQLATLYAALGQTLRAIRAEAETQVARLDYAAGVDRLRAAQDLILEGKVGANGGVDHIEASIIDTRKREVELRLKEQTLDKGVN, from the coding sequence ATGGCAGGAGTCAGCCCACTGCACGCGCAGACTGTCACGCCGGCCCGCAACACCTCCTCCAGCCAACTCCCCACGCTGGGAGACGGCAGCGACATGACGCTCAGCGCAGAGCGTCGGCTGGGGGACCGCATCGCCCGCGGCATCTATCGTGACCCTGACTACATCGACGACCCGGTGTTGACCGAGTACGTACAAAACATCTGGAAGCCATTGATGGCGGCCGCTCGCCTGCGGGGCGATTTGTCGCCCGAACTGCAAGAGCGCTTTGCCTGGGAGATCATGCTGGGCAAAGACCGCACGGTGAATGCGTTCGCGATGCCGGGCGGCTATTTTGGTTTGCATCTGGGCCTGATTGCGGTGGTGACCAGTCGCGACGAGTTGGCCTCGGTGCTGGGGCACGAGCTGAGCCACGTCACGCAACGGCACATTGCCCGCCTGATGACCAGGCAGAGCCAGCAAACCCCCTGGATGATTGGCGCCATGGTGCTGGGCGCACTGGCGGCCAGCAAGAGCCCGGACGCCGGCAGTGCTTTGATTGTGGGTGGCCAGGCCATGGCCGCCCAGAACCAGCTTAATTTTTCCCGGGAGATGGAACGCGAGGCGGACCGTGTGGGTTTTGGCGTCATGACCCAGGCGGGTTTTGAGGCGCAAGGCTTTGTCACCATGTTTGACAAGCTGCAGCAAGCCTCCCGGCTGAACGACAACGGCGCCTACCCTTATTTGCGCAGCCACCCGCTCACCACCGAGCGCATTGCCGACATGCAGGCGCGCCAGCCCCTGGGCGCCAGCAGCGCGATCAACGCCACCTTGACGGCGGAACACGCCATGGCCGCTTCCCGAGCCAGCGTGCTGGCCAATGCTGGCATGGACGCCTTGCGCAGCGTGATTGCCGAGGCCGACAGCACCCGACTGGCGCAACAGCCAGCGGCCAAGCGGGCGGGCGTGTTGTATGGTGCGGCGCTGGCGGCCACCCAGCTGCGCGACTTCAAGCAAGCGCAGGCCTATCTGACTCGCTTGCGCACTGCCGTCGAGAGCGATGCACCTGCCACGCGGCTGACTGATCTGCTGGCCGTTGAGATAGCGCTGGCAGCGAACCAGGTGCCCCAAGCTGCGCAATTGATGGCGGCTTTAAGCGCCACGGCAAAACAGCGGCCTGAGTTGATGCTGGCCGCTTCCGTGGCGGCGCGCTCCGGTCAGCGCGCCTTGGCAAGTGGCGCCGCACAAAATTTGCAGGTTTGGGTGACAGATCACCCGACAGATGCCGGGGCTTGGCAGCAACTCGCCACGCTGTACGCGGCGCTAGGGCAAACCCTGCGCGCCATTCGGGCCGAAGCAGAGACGCAGGTGGCCCGGCTGGACTATGCCGCTGGAGTCGACCGGTTGCGCGCCGCCCAGGACTTGATTCTCGAAGGGAAAGTGGGCGCGAACGGCGGAGTGGACCACATTGAGGCGTCCATCATCGACACCCGCAAACGTGAGGTTGAACTACGACTTAAGGAACAGACTCTCGACAAAGGTGTCAATTAA
- the moaC gene encoding cyclic pyranopterin monophosphate synthase MoaC has protein sequence MSSLTHFDDQGQAHMVDVAAKANTHRIGVAGGRIEMLPATLAIIQSGTAKKGDVLGIARIAGIMAAKKTSDLIPLCHPLALTRVAIEFETSLVDTSGVASISCTATVETVGPTGVEMEALTAVQIALLTIYDMCKAVDRGMTITNVKLLEKHGGKSGSFINGT, from the coding sequence ATGAGCTCACTCACCCATTTCGACGACCAAGGCCAGGCCCACATGGTGGACGTTGCCGCCAAGGCTAATACCCACCGCATCGGCGTTGCCGGCGGCCGCATTGAAATGCTGCCTGCGACCCTGGCCATCATTCAGTCGGGAACTGCCAAAAAAGGTGACGTGCTGGGCATTGCCCGCATCGCCGGCATCATGGCCGCCAAAAAAACCAGCGACCTGATCCCCCTGTGCCACCCCTTGGCGCTGACCCGCGTGGCGATCGAATTTGAGACCAGCCTGGTGGACACCTCCGGCGTGGCCAGCATCAGCTGCACCGCCACGGTTGAGACCGTCGGCCCCACCGGCGTCGAAATGGAAGCCCTAACCGCCGTCCAAATCGCCCTGCTCACCATCTACGACATGTGCAAAGCGGTTGATCGTGGTATGACGATTACCAACGTCAAGTTGCTAGAAAAACACGGGGGGAAGTCAGGGAGCTTTATTAATGGAACGTGA
- the tfpZ gene encoding TfpX/TfpZ family type IV pilin accessory protein: MSAITTHFWKVRLKAGSIHFAISVLIAVLAAALVFGLWYPYPYREISGGRELFSIVVIVDVLLGPLITLAIFNPSKSRRELRLDLLTVALLQLSALGYGMWTVFVARPVHMVFEYDRFRIVHAVDIPPELLSRTPPNLAALPTMGPTLLSLRPFVNADEQMNATMIALEGISLSAQPGLWQPYADAKSEIWKASKPISELKTRFSNQAAEIDALIASTGRRPETLAYLPLVGRQSFWTVFFDPISGEMIAYMPLDSF, encoded by the coding sequence ATGTCTGCTATCACCACTCATTTCTGGAAAGTGCGCCTCAAAGCTGGCAGCATTCATTTCGCGATTAGCGTCCTGATCGCGGTTCTCGCGGCTGCGCTGGTGTTTGGGCTGTGGTACCCCTACCCATACCGGGAGATATCCGGTGGGCGAGAGTTGTTTTCAATAGTCGTTATTGTGGATGTCCTTTTGGGACCACTGATCACACTGGCCATTTTTAATCCCAGCAAATCGCGTCGCGAACTTCGATTGGATTTGCTCACCGTCGCTCTATTGCAACTTAGCGCACTGGGGTACGGTATGTGGACCGTGTTTGTGGCGCGCCCAGTTCACATGGTGTTCGAATATGACCGTTTTCGCATCGTGCACGCGGTCGATATCCCGCCCGAGTTGCTGAGCAGGACTCCACCCAATTTGGCTGCATTGCCGACAATGGGACCGACACTGCTTTCTCTGCGGCCATTCGTGAACGCCGATGAGCAAATGAATGCGACCATGATTGCCTTAGAAGGAATATCCTTGAGCGCTCAACCGGGTCTGTGGCAACCCTATGCCGATGCAAAAAGTGAAATTTGGAAAGCTTCCAAGCCGATTTCAGAATTGAAAACTCGGTTTTCTAACCAAGCGGCCGAGATTGACGCCCTGATCGCAAGCACCGGTCGCCGGCCGGAAACGTTGGCCTACTTGCCGTTGGTGGGACGCCAATCTTTTTGGACCGTGTTTTTTGATCCCATAAGTGGCGAGATGATTGCTTACATGCCGTTGGACTCGTTCTGA
- a CDS encoding PglL family O-oligosaccharyltransferase produces MRLSQTFIFGVIFITLPWLAYDHYRPWVNFHSEALAFVGLSGLMASVLLFRQNSLKLPWFGLWIGAAILIPWLQYATGISFFAGDALVTSLYLSGLLAAVFVGYSLAHPNFGFPAYGVLGLMHSLWIAALVSAGIGLAQWLDVQEPLGMYLVQTDLGDRAMGNLGQPNQLATLLIMGMVALVYVFERQLIGRFGFFLAIGFMTGVLVMTQSRAGMLSVLVVTVFLTWKKSVIKSRLPARAVAGWAVAFVFGTIALPYLSDLLLLADVRAINAAEPISQRLRMWQQIAFAIGESPWWGYGWNQTPTASAAGAIAFPGPGPYTYAHNFVMDLLAWNGLPLGLLLTGAIAYWFVTRIWSSAGLSAVHAMACLLPFAVHSMVEYPFAYAYFLIAAGLMAGVVEAARGTAKSLTLDLRWAWSFWLVWVAVGSCLAYEYFLIEEDFRIVRFENLRIGKTPEAYEIPNVQLMSHMAAMLKASRQRPEPNMAKAEIETLRQVSERFEFGPIHFRYAIALALNGNPEGASHRLAIIRGVFGDFYFKACVAEMRRLEEEKYPQLALVAIP; encoded by the coding sequence ATGCGCCTTTCACAAACCTTCATCTTTGGCGTAATCTTTATTACGCTGCCTTGGCTCGCGTACGATCACTATCGGCCGTGGGTCAATTTTCATTCTGAAGCGCTGGCCTTCGTCGGGCTCTCAGGATTGATGGCGAGCGTGCTGCTGTTTCGTCAAAACTCGTTGAAACTGCCTTGGTTTGGCCTCTGGATTGGTGCCGCCATTCTGATTCCGTGGCTTCAATATGCCACCGGTATTAGCTTTTTCGCTGGTGATGCGCTGGTAACTTCGTTGTATCTTTCGGGACTCTTGGCGGCGGTCTTTGTTGGGTACTCATTAGCCCACCCTAATTTTGGTTTCCCCGCCTACGGGGTACTTGGCCTCATGCATAGCCTGTGGATCGCCGCCTTGGTTTCTGCGGGTATCGGCTTGGCTCAATGGCTGGATGTGCAGGAGCCACTGGGGATGTACCTTGTTCAGACTGACTTGGGCGACCGAGCCATGGGCAACCTGGGCCAGCCCAATCAGCTGGCGACGTTGCTTATCATGGGTATGGTCGCTTTGGTGTATGTATTTGAACGACAGCTTATTGGTCGGTTTGGATTTTTTCTTGCCATTGGATTCATGACCGGGGTTTTGGTCATGACTCAGTCAAGGGCAGGCATGCTCAGTGTATTGGTCGTGACAGTCTTCTTGACGTGGAAGAAAAGCGTGATCAAGTCACGTTTGCCGGCACGGGCGGTGGCCGGTTGGGCAGTAGCTTTTGTTTTTGGGACGATAGCCCTGCCCTACCTCAGTGATCTATTGCTGCTTGCCGACGTGCGCGCAATCAATGCTGCCGAACCGATCAGTCAACGATTGCGTATGTGGCAACAAATTGCTTTTGCGATTGGAGAGTCGCCATGGTGGGGCTATGGCTGGAATCAGACGCCAACCGCTTCCGCAGCCGGGGCTATTGCATTCCCTGGCCCGGGCCCCTATACCTATGCGCATAACTTTGTCATGGATCTCTTGGCTTGGAACGGCTTGCCCTTGGGTCTTTTGTTAACTGGTGCCATCGCTTATTGGTTTGTCACGCGCATCTGGAGCAGCGCTGGACTAAGTGCCGTTCATGCGATGGCTTGTCTCTTGCCTTTTGCGGTTCATAGCATGGTGGAATATCCATTTGCCTATGCTTACTTTCTGATTGCCGCGGGTTTGATGGCTGGCGTCGTCGAGGCGGCGCGAGGAACCGCAAAATCGTTGACGTTGGATTTACGGTGGGCTTGGAGCTTTTGGCTTGTATGGGTGGCCGTCGGAAGTTGTCTAGCGTACGAGTACTTTTTGATTGAAGAGGACTTCCGAATTGTGCGGTTTGAAAATCTGCGCATCGGAAAGACGCCAGAGGCCTATGAAATCCCCAATGTGCAGCTCATGTCGCATATGGCTGCAATGTTGAAAGCATCCCGGCAGCGACCTGAGCCGAATATGGCAAAGGCCGAAATTGAAACTTTGCGTCAAGTGTCAGAACGATTTGAATTTGGACCAATTCATTTTCGCTATGCCATCGCCTTGGCTCTAAATGGAAACCCTGAAGGTGCCAGTCATCGCCTCGCTATCATTCGGGGGGTGTTTGGTGACTTCTACTTTAAAGCCTGCGTGGCGGAGATGCGGCGTTTAGAAGAAGAGAAGTATCCGCAGCTTGCACTTGTCGCGATTCCCTGA
- a CDS encoding prepilin-type N-terminal cleavage/methylation domain-containing protein, whose amino-acid sequence MKRSLQKGFTLIELMIVVAIIGILAAVALPAYQDYTAKAKMSEVILAASSCRTSMTETIQSASSGSAIAANAWGCEVASGSGTKYVTSVVTAASAPGVTLGGLITVTSQGIATGANGTVSMAPCASAATTFAGCLQPALGTTVNSWVCGPGQTGTAVLAKFLPGSCRTS is encoded by the coding sequence ATGAAGCGTTCTCTACAAAAAGGTTTTACCCTAATCGAATTGATGATCGTTGTTGCGATCATCGGTATTTTGGCCGCGGTGGCTTTGCCTGCTTATCAGGACTACACGGCTAAAGCCAAGATGTCTGAAGTGATTTTGGCTGCATCATCTTGCCGCACCAGCATGACCGAAACCATTCAGTCTGCATCGTCCGGGTCAGCGATTGCAGCGAACGCTTGGGGCTGTGAAGTAGCTTCAGGCTCGGGAACCAAGTACGTGACTTCCGTAGTGACCGCTGCATCCGCGCCGGGTGTTACTTTGGGAGGTCTGATCACCGTGACTTCCCAAGGTATCGCGACAGGGGCAAATGGCACCGTCAGTATGGCGCCTTGCGCCTCAGCCGCCACGACCTTTGCAGGCTGCCTCCAGCCCGCCTTGGGCACAACGGTCAACAGCTGGGTGTGTGGTCCAGGGCAGACAGGTACAGCCGTGCTCGCCAAATTCCTGCCAGGCTCTTGCCGTACATCTTGA